A region from the Salvia splendens isolate huo1 chromosome 15, SspV2, whole genome shotgun sequence genome encodes:
- the LOC121769181 gene encoding protein KINESIN LIGHT CHAIN-RELATED 1-like, producing the protein MPGLVSVKTPPLRITVPDDQPHTPIRAQPIRSDPKSSSPATRRPPSPSPSPSTSRAKPSPDRGSAKKKSPPEKNLLNESSLDNPDLGPFLLKLARDTIASGEGPTKALDYALRASKSFEKCAVDGDPSLDLAMSLHVVAAIYCSLGKFEEAVPVLERAIKVPEVARGADHALAAFSGYMQLGDTHSMLGQLDRSIECYKDGLKIQMEALGDNDPRVAETCRYLAEAHVQAMQFDEADNLCKKTLEIHRVHSPPASLEEAADRRLMALICEAKGDYEAALEHLVLASMAMIANGQENEVAAIDVSIGNIYSSLSRFDEAVFSYQKALTVFKSSKGDNHPSVASVFVRLADLYYKTGKLRESRSYCENALRIYAKPVPGTTSEEIASGMTEISAIYELFNEPEEALKLLQKAMKLLEDKPGQHSTVAGIEARMGVMYYMVGRYEVSRGSFESAVAKLRASGERKSAFFGVVLNQMGLACVQLFKIDEAAELFEEAREILEQECGPCHQDTLGVYSNLAATYDAMGRIEDAIEILEYVLKLREEKLGTANPDFDDEKKRLAELLKEAGRSRNKKAKSLENLIDPNSKRSNKKETPKKWSAFGFRS; encoded by the exons ATGCCGGGTTTAGTCTCCGTCAAGACGCCGCCGCTGCGGATCACCGTCCCCGACGACCAGCCCCACACTCCCATCCGCGCGCAACCCATCAGATCCGACCCCAAATCCAGCTCCCCAGCCACGCGCCGCCCTCCctccccttccccttccccCTCCACCTCACGCGCCAAGCCCTCGCCGGATCGGGGCTCCGCCAAGAAGAAATCCCCGCCCGAGAAGAATCTCCTCAACGAATCCTCCCTCGACAACCCGGATCTCGGCCCCTTCCTGCTCAAATTGGCGCGGGACACGATCGCGTCCGGCGAGGGCCCCACCAAGGCCCTGGACTACGCGCTGCGTGCGTCCAAGAGCTTCGAGAAATGCGCCGTCGACGGTGATCCCAGCCTGGATTTGGCCATGAGCCTTCACGTGGTGGCGGCGATCTACTGCAGCCTCGGGAAATTCGAGGAGGCGGTGCCGGTGTTGGAGAGGGCGATCAAGGTGCCGGAGGTGGCGAGGGGTGCGGATCACGCGCTCGCGGCGTTTTCGGGGTATATGCAGTTGGGTGATACGCATTCCATGCTGGGGCAGCTGGATCGGTCGATTGAGTGCTATAAAGATGGCCTCAAAATTCAGATGGAGGCCTTGGGTGATAATGATCCCAGAGTTGCAGAGACCTGCAG GTACTTGGCGGAGGCCCATGTTCAAGCCATGCAATTTGATGAAGCTGATAATTTATGCAAAAAAACTCTAGAAATCCATCGAGTGCACAGCCCACCGGCATCCCTTGAGGAAGCAGCAGACCGTCGATTGATGGCTCTCATATGTGAGGCTAAGGGTGATTATGAAGCAGCCTTGGAACACCTTGTACTTGCCAGCATGGCTATGATAGCCAATGGACAAGAAAATGAGGTTGCAGCTATAGATGTTAGCATTGGAAATATCTATTCATCTCTTTCCCGCTTTGATGAGGCAGTTTTCTCCTACCAGAAGGCACTCACTGTTTTCAAATCTTCTAAAGGAGATAACCACCCTTCGGTGGCCTCGGTCTTCGTCCGGCTTGCTGATCTGTACTACAAGACAGGAAAATTAAGGGAGTCCCGATCTTATTGTGAAAATGCTCTGAGAATATATGCAAAACCAGTACCTGGAACAACTTCAGAAGAGATTGCTAGTGGGATGACAGAAATTTCAGCTATTTATGAATTGTTCAATGAACCTGAAGAAGCATTGAAGCTCCTACAGAAGGCCATGAAACTATTGGAGGATAAACCAGGGCAGCACAGTACAGTAGCTGGAATTGAAGCACGAATGGGAGTGATGTATTACATGGTTGGAAGGTACGAAGTATCACGGGGCTCCTTTGAAAGTGCTGTAGCAAAACTTAGAGCCAGTGGTGAGAGGAAATCAGCTTTCTTTGGTGTTGTGCTGAACCAAATGGGTTTGGCTTGCGTACAGTTGTTTAAGATCGATGAGGCTGCAGAATTATTTGAGGAAGCTAGAGAAATACTGGAACAGGAGTGCGGCCCATGTCATCAGGATACTCTTGGTGTATATAGCAATCTTGCAGCAACTTATGATGCTATGGGAAG AATTGAAGATGCGATAGAAATTCTGGAGTATGTTCTTAAACTGCGAGAAGAGAAACTTGGAACAGCCAATCCAGATTTTGATGATGAGAAGAAAAGGCTAGCGGAGCTGTTGAAAGAGGCTGGCAGGTCTAGAAACAAGAAGGCAAAATCCCTTGAAAACCTTATTGATCCCAATTCCAAAAGGAGTAATAAGAAAGAGACGCCCAAGAAATGGTCTGCATTCGGCTTTAGAAGCTGA
- the LOC121768594 gene encoding protein NLP6-like isoform X1: protein MPQHDSSRRPPHPPDLLMDLDLDLDASWPLDHIFAAPPFLLSTSDQPCSPLWAFSDDNNTVAAPAFRFSDSSKIFSYSGNPDAATEGAHENYDKKKLPTPLMGLVPIDNPDGSCIIKQRMTQALRYFKDLTEQHVLAQVWAPVKNGSRYVLTTSGQPFVLDPNSNGLHQYRLVSLSYMFSVDGDTDGDLGLPGRVFRQKLPEWTPNVQYYTSKEFPRLSHALNYNVRGTLALPVFEPSGQSCVGVLELIMTSQKINYAPEVDKVCKALEAVNLKSSEILDHQSTQICNEGRQNALAEILEIITVVCETHTLPLAQTWVPCRHRSILANGGGFKKSCSSFDGSCMGQVCMSTTDVAFYVVDANMWGFRDACAEHHLQKGQGVSGRAFESLNSCFCHDITEFCKTEYPLVHYARMFGLKSSFAICLQSNHTGNDDYVLEFFLPRNVESYEDQQTLLNSLLVTVKQHFGSLRVASGKDLDHEWMSIEIIKASMDEKLHMRPDFAATSPPRPPSVQNGQLLMGEFSGVNVKGNASSPTEKQNGASVAEAKDVGKKPERKRGKAEKTISLEVLQQYFAGSLKDAAKSLGVCPTTMKRICRQHGISRWPSRKINKVNRSLSKLKRVIESVQGGEGTFSLTSLATSSIPVTVGPISWAPNMNGTNQQSSPGSGPCEFQEEKKEVATKSHGADEQQAEASNHFVGERNTKYEKLSPNGGGIVAGEGSHRSRTGSGSREESTGTPTSQGSCQGSPCLRNETSPQNDPVVSPMDQHRIKLGGSDEGVCQQTREINLSSAFPIPGNFIPPPDGTFRAMLVEDAGSSHDLRNLCPAGEPLFEEHVTEYSWTRPTLPDPMPKDCMVTPAEERMPRFSARPEVKTITIKATYREDIIRFRLAIDSGIVKLKEEVAKRFKLELGTFDIKYLDDDHEWVLIACDADLLECFDVSGSSGGNIIRLLVHDIMANLGSSCESSGE from the exons ATGCCCCAACATGACTCCTCCCGCCGCCCTCCTCACCCCCCGGACCTCCTCAtggatctcgatctcgatctcgacgCCTCCTGGCCCTTGGATCACATCTTCGCCGCCCCTCCCTTCCTCCTCTCCACCTCCGACCAGCCCTGCTCCCCTCTCTGGGCCTTTTCCGATGACAATAACACCGTCGCTGCTCCCGCTTTTCGCTTCTCCGACTCCTCCAAGATCTTCTCCT ATTCTGGTAATCCCGATGCAGCAACCGAAGGTGCACATGAAAATTATGACAAGAAAAAGCTGCCTACTCCATTGATGGGGTTGGTGCCTATTGACAATCCGGATGGATCTTGCATAATAAAGCAAAGGATGACTCAGGCTCTTCGCTATTTCAAGGATTTGACTGAGCAGCATGTTTTGGCTCAGGTTTGGGCGCCAGTCAAGAATGGTAGCCGATATGTTCTAACTACTTCAGGCCAACCTTTTGTACTTGACCCCAATAGTAATGGACTCCATCAGTATAGATTGGTTTCTCTGTCGTATATGTTCTCAGTGGACGGAGATACTGACGGGGACCTCGGACTTCCAGGACGTGTGTTTCGGCAAAAGTTGCCGGAATGGACACCAAATGTCCAGTATTATACCAGCAAAGAATTTCCTCGCCTTAGCCATGCTTTAAATTACAATGTCAGAGGAACTTTAGCTTTGCCAGTATTTGAGCCTTCTGGGCAGTCTTGTGTAGGTGTTCTAGAACTTATAATGACATCCCAGAAGATTAACTATGCTCCAGAGGTGGATAAAGTCTGCAAGGCACTTGAG GCAGTAAATCTGAAAAGCTCAGAGATATTGGATCATCAAAGTACACAG ATATGTAATGAAGGTCGCCAGAATGCATTGGCAGAAATACTGGAGATAATCACAGTGGTATGTGAAACTCACACACTACCGCTAGCTCAGACTTGGGTTCCATGCAGGCATCGCAGCATACTAGCAAATGGTGGTGGGTTTAAGAAAAGCTGCAGTAGCTTTGATGGGAGCTGCATGGGACAGGTTTGCATGTCAACAACTGATGTAGCATTCTATGTGGTGGATGCGAACATGTGGGGTTTCCGAGACGCCTGTGCTGAGCATCACTTGCAAAAGGGGCAGGGTGTTTCTGGGAGGGCATTTGAATCCCTTAATTCATGTTTTTGTCATGATATTACGGAGTTTTGCAAGACCGAGTACCCACTAGTTCATTATGCTCGCATGTTTGGGTTGAAAAGTAGTTTTGCAATTTGTTTACAAAGTAATCATACTGGAAATGACGACTATGTTCTAGAATTTTTCCTTCCCCGTAATGTTGAAAGCTATGAGGACCAGCAGACCTTGTTGAACTCCCTTTTAGTGACAGTGAAACAGCATTTTGGAAGCCTAAGGGTTGCTTCAGGAAAAGACCTTGACCATGAGTGGATGTCCATTGAGATCATCAAGGCTTCCATGGATGAAAAGCTTCATATGAGGCCTGATTTTGCAGCTACATCACCACCTAGGCCTCCTTCTGTACAGAACGGGCAGTTATTGATGGGTGAATTTAGTGGTGTAAATGTTAAAGGGAATGCAAGTAGCCCTACTGAAAAACAGAATGGTGCATCTGTTGCTGAAGCAAAAGATGTAGGCAAGAAGCCTGAGAGAAAGCGGGGTAAGGCAGAGAAAACAATTAGCTTAGAAGTTCTGCAGCAATATTTTGCTGGTAGTCTTAAGGATGCAGCGAAGAGTCTTGGTG TTTGCCCTACTACAATGAAGCGTATTTGTAGGCAGCATGGAATCTCTCGCTGGCCTTCCCGCAAGATAAATAAGGTTAATCGTTCTCTTTCCAAGCTAAAGCGTGTAATTGAATCTGTACAAGGTGGTGAAGGAACGTTCAGTTTGACTTCTTTGGCTACAAGTTCTATTCCTGTTACGGTTGGTCCAATTTCTTGGGCACCAAATATGAATGGAACCAACCAGCAAAGCTCACCTGGCTCTGGACCATGTGAATTTCAGGAAGAGAAGAAAGAGGTTGCTACTAAGTCCCATGGAGCTGATGAACAACAGGCAGAGGCCTCAAATCATTTTGTTGGAGAAAGGAACACAAAATATGAGAAACTCTCTCCTAATGGAGGCGGGATTGTGGCAGGTGAGGGCTCGCACCGATCAAGAACTGGGAGTGGATCGAGAGAAGAGAGCACGGGAACACCTACTTCCCAAGGTTCATGTCAAGGTAGCCCTTGTCTCAGAAATGAGACCTCCCCCCAAAATGATCCAGTAGTTTCACCTATGGATCAGCACCGCATAAAACTAGGAGGCTCAGACGAAGGGGTGTGTCAACAAACAAGAGAAATTAATCTATCTTCCGCATTCCCAATCCCGGGTAATTTTATACCACCACCCGATGGGACATTCAGAGCAATGCTGGTTGAGGATGCGGGAAGTTCACATGATCTGCGGAATTTGTGCCCGGCTGGTGAACCGCTATTTGAAGAGCACGTCACAGAGTACAGTTGGACAAGACCAACTCTTCCCGATCCCATGCCGAAGGACTGCATGGTCACTCCAGCCGAGGAACGCATGCCACGGTTTTCTGCAAGGCCAGAAGTGAAAACAATCACCATAAAAGCCACATACAGAGAAGACATCATCAGATTCCGCCTTGCAATAGATTCCGGTATTGTCAAGTTAAAAGAAGAAGTGGCGAAGAGATTCAAATTAGAGCTTGGCACTTTTGATATAAAATATCTTGATGACGATCACGAGTGGGTCCTAATCGCATGCGACGCTGATTTGCTGGAATGCTTCGATGTATCAGGATCATCTGGTGGCAATATTATCAGGCTATTGGTGCATGACATTATGGCCAATCTTGGGAGCTCTTGTGAAAGCTCAGGTGAATGA
- the LOC121768594 gene encoding protein NLP7-like isoform X2, producing the protein MPQHDSSRRPPHPPDLLMDLDLDLDASWPLDHIFAAPPFLLSTSDQPCSPLWAFSDDNNTVAAPAFRFSDSSKIFSYSGNPDAATEGAHENYDKKKLPTPLMGLVPIDNPDGSCIIKQRMTQALRYFKDLTEQHVLAQVWAPVKNGSRYVLTTSGQPFVLDPNSNGLHQYRLVSLSYMFSVDGDTDGDLGLPGRVFRQKLPEWTPNVQYYTSKEFPRLSHALNYNVRGTLALPVFEPSGQSCVGVLELIMTSQKINYAPEVDKVCKALEAVNLKSSEILDHQSTQICNEGRQNALAEILEIITVVCETHTLPLAQTWVPCRHRSILANGGGFKKSCSSFDGSCMGQVCMSTTDVAFYVVDANMWGFRDACAEHHLQKGQGVSGRAFESLNSCFCHDITEFCKTEYPLVHYARMFGLKSSFAICLQSNHTGNDDYVLEFFLPRNVESYEDQQTLLNSLLVTVKQHFGSLRVASGKDLDHEWMSIEIIKASMDEKLHMRPDFAATSPPRPPSVQNGQLLMGEFSGVNVKGNASSPTEKQNGASVAEAKDVGKKPERKRGKAEKTISLEVLQQYFAGSLKDAAKSLGVCPTTMKRICRQHGISRWPSRKINKVNRSLSKLKRVIESVQGGEGTFSLTSLATSSIPVTEEKKEVATKSHGADEQQAEASNHFVGERNTKYEKLSPNGGGIVAGEGSHRSRTGSGSREESTGTPTSQGSCQGSPCLRNETSPQNDPVVSPMDQHRIKLGGSDEGVCQQTREINLSSAFPIPGNFIPPPDGTFRAMLVEDAGSSHDLRNLCPAGEPLFEEHVTEYSWTRPTLPDPMPKDCMVTPAEERMPRFSARPEVKTITIKATYREDIIRFRLAIDSGIVKLKEEVAKRFKLELGTFDIKYLDDDHEWVLIACDADLLECFDVSGSSGGNIIRLLVHDIMANLGSSCESSGE; encoded by the exons ATGCCCCAACATGACTCCTCCCGCCGCCCTCCTCACCCCCCGGACCTCCTCAtggatctcgatctcgatctcgacgCCTCCTGGCCCTTGGATCACATCTTCGCCGCCCCTCCCTTCCTCCTCTCCACCTCCGACCAGCCCTGCTCCCCTCTCTGGGCCTTTTCCGATGACAATAACACCGTCGCTGCTCCCGCTTTTCGCTTCTCCGACTCCTCCAAGATCTTCTCCT ATTCTGGTAATCCCGATGCAGCAACCGAAGGTGCACATGAAAATTATGACAAGAAAAAGCTGCCTACTCCATTGATGGGGTTGGTGCCTATTGACAATCCGGATGGATCTTGCATAATAAAGCAAAGGATGACTCAGGCTCTTCGCTATTTCAAGGATTTGACTGAGCAGCATGTTTTGGCTCAGGTTTGGGCGCCAGTCAAGAATGGTAGCCGATATGTTCTAACTACTTCAGGCCAACCTTTTGTACTTGACCCCAATAGTAATGGACTCCATCAGTATAGATTGGTTTCTCTGTCGTATATGTTCTCAGTGGACGGAGATACTGACGGGGACCTCGGACTTCCAGGACGTGTGTTTCGGCAAAAGTTGCCGGAATGGACACCAAATGTCCAGTATTATACCAGCAAAGAATTTCCTCGCCTTAGCCATGCTTTAAATTACAATGTCAGAGGAACTTTAGCTTTGCCAGTATTTGAGCCTTCTGGGCAGTCTTGTGTAGGTGTTCTAGAACTTATAATGACATCCCAGAAGATTAACTATGCTCCAGAGGTGGATAAAGTCTGCAAGGCACTTGAG GCAGTAAATCTGAAAAGCTCAGAGATATTGGATCATCAAAGTACACAG ATATGTAATGAAGGTCGCCAGAATGCATTGGCAGAAATACTGGAGATAATCACAGTGGTATGTGAAACTCACACACTACCGCTAGCTCAGACTTGGGTTCCATGCAGGCATCGCAGCATACTAGCAAATGGTGGTGGGTTTAAGAAAAGCTGCAGTAGCTTTGATGGGAGCTGCATGGGACAGGTTTGCATGTCAACAACTGATGTAGCATTCTATGTGGTGGATGCGAACATGTGGGGTTTCCGAGACGCCTGTGCTGAGCATCACTTGCAAAAGGGGCAGGGTGTTTCTGGGAGGGCATTTGAATCCCTTAATTCATGTTTTTGTCATGATATTACGGAGTTTTGCAAGACCGAGTACCCACTAGTTCATTATGCTCGCATGTTTGGGTTGAAAAGTAGTTTTGCAATTTGTTTACAAAGTAATCATACTGGAAATGACGACTATGTTCTAGAATTTTTCCTTCCCCGTAATGTTGAAAGCTATGAGGACCAGCAGACCTTGTTGAACTCCCTTTTAGTGACAGTGAAACAGCATTTTGGAAGCCTAAGGGTTGCTTCAGGAAAAGACCTTGACCATGAGTGGATGTCCATTGAGATCATCAAGGCTTCCATGGATGAAAAGCTTCATATGAGGCCTGATTTTGCAGCTACATCACCACCTAGGCCTCCTTCTGTACAGAACGGGCAGTTATTGATGGGTGAATTTAGTGGTGTAAATGTTAAAGGGAATGCAAGTAGCCCTACTGAAAAACAGAATGGTGCATCTGTTGCTGAAGCAAAAGATGTAGGCAAGAAGCCTGAGAGAAAGCGGGGTAAGGCAGAGAAAACAATTAGCTTAGAAGTTCTGCAGCAATATTTTGCTGGTAGTCTTAAGGATGCAGCGAAGAGTCTTGGTG TTTGCCCTACTACAATGAAGCGTATTTGTAGGCAGCATGGAATCTCTCGCTGGCCTTCCCGCAAGATAAATAAGGTTAATCGTTCTCTTTCCAAGCTAAAGCGTGTAATTGAATCTGTACAAGGTGGTGAAGGAACGTTCAGTTTGACTTCTTTGGCTACAAGTTCTATTCCTGTTACG GAAGAGAAGAAAGAGGTTGCTACTAAGTCCCATGGAGCTGATGAACAACAGGCAGAGGCCTCAAATCATTTTGTTGGAGAAAGGAACACAAAATATGAGAAACTCTCTCCTAATGGAGGCGGGATTGTGGCAGGTGAGGGCTCGCACCGATCAAGAACTGGGAGTGGATCGAGAGAAGAGAGCACGGGAACACCTACTTCCCAAGGTTCATGTCAAGGTAGCCCTTGTCTCAGAAATGAGACCTCCCCCCAAAATGATCCAGTAGTTTCACCTATGGATCAGCACCGCATAAAACTAGGAGGCTCAGACGAAGGGGTGTGTCAACAAACAAGAGAAATTAATCTATCTTCCGCATTCCCAATCCCGGGTAATTTTATACCACCACCCGATGGGACATTCAGAGCAATGCTGGTTGAGGATGCGGGAAGTTCACATGATCTGCGGAATTTGTGCCCGGCTGGTGAACCGCTATTTGAAGAGCACGTCACAGAGTACAGTTGGACAAGACCAACTCTTCCCGATCCCATGCCGAAGGACTGCATGGTCACTCCAGCCGAGGAACGCATGCCACGGTTTTCTGCAAGGCCAGAAGTGAAAACAATCACCATAAAAGCCACATACAGAGAAGACATCATCAGATTCCGCCTTGCAATAGATTCCGGTATTGTCAAGTTAAAAGAAGAAGTGGCGAAGAGATTCAAATTAGAGCTTGGCACTTTTGATATAAAATATCTTGATGACGATCACGAGTGGGTCCTAATCGCATGCGACGCTGATTTGCTGGAATGCTTCGATGTATCAGGATCATCTGGTGGCAATATTATCAGGCTATTGGTGCATGACATTATGGCCAATCTTGGGAGCTCTTGTGAAAGCTCAGGTGAATGA
- the LOC121768594 gene encoding protein NLP7-like isoform X3 yields MPQHDSSRRPPHPPDLLMDLDLDLDASWPLDHIFAAPPFLLSTSDQPCSPLWAFSDDNNTVAAPAFRFSDSSKIFSYSGNPDAATEGAHENYDKKKLPTPLMGLVPIDNPDGSCIIKQRMTQALRYFKDLTEQHVLAQVWAPVKNGSRYVLTTSGQPFVLDPNSNGLHQYRLVSLSYMFSVDGDTDGDLGLPGRVFRQKLPEWTPNVQYYTSKEFPRLSHALNYNVRGTLALPVFEPSGQSCVGVLELIMTSQKINYAPEVDKVCKALEAVNLKSSEILDHQSTQICNEGRQNALAEILEIITVVCETHTLPLAQTWVPCRHRSILANGGGFKKSCSSFDGSCMGQVCMSTTDVAFYVVDANMWGFRDACAEHHLQKGQGVSGRAFESLNSCFCHDITEFCKTEYPLVHYARMFGLKSSFAICLQSNHTGNDDYVLEFFLPRNVESYEDQQTLLNSLLVTVKQHFGSLRVASGKDLDHEWMSIEIIKASMDEKLHMRPDFAATSPPRPPSVQNGQLLMGEFSGVNVKGNASSPTEKQNGASVAEAKDVGKKPERKRGKAEKTISLEVLQQYFAGSLKDAAKSLGVCPTTMKRICRQHGISRWPSRKINKEEKKEVATKSHGADEQQAEASNHFVGERNTKYEKLSPNGGGIVAGEGSHRSRTGSGSREESTGTPTSQGSCQGSPCLRNETSPQNDPVVSPMDQHRIKLGGSDEGVCQQTREINLSSAFPIPGNFIPPPDGTFRAMLVEDAGSSHDLRNLCPAGEPLFEEHVTEYSWTRPTLPDPMPKDCMVTPAEERMPRFSARPEVKTITIKATYREDIIRFRLAIDSGIVKLKEEVAKRFKLELGTFDIKYLDDDHEWVLIACDADLLECFDVSGSSGGNIIRLLVHDIMANLGSSCESSGE; encoded by the exons ATGCCCCAACATGACTCCTCCCGCCGCCCTCCTCACCCCCCGGACCTCCTCAtggatctcgatctcgatctcgacgCCTCCTGGCCCTTGGATCACATCTTCGCCGCCCCTCCCTTCCTCCTCTCCACCTCCGACCAGCCCTGCTCCCCTCTCTGGGCCTTTTCCGATGACAATAACACCGTCGCTGCTCCCGCTTTTCGCTTCTCCGACTCCTCCAAGATCTTCTCCT ATTCTGGTAATCCCGATGCAGCAACCGAAGGTGCACATGAAAATTATGACAAGAAAAAGCTGCCTACTCCATTGATGGGGTTGGTGCCTATTGACAATCCGGATGGATCTTGCATAATAAAGCAAAGGATGACTCAGGCTCTTCGCTATTTCAAGGATTTGACTGAGCAGCATGTTTTGGCTCAGGTTTGGGCGCCAGTCAAGAATGGTAGCCGATATGTTCTAACTACTTCAGGCCAACCTTTTGTACTTGACCCCAATAGTAATGGACTCCATCAGTATAGATTGGTTTCTCTGTCGTATATGTTCTCAGTGGACGGAGATACTGACGGGGACCTCGGACTTCCAGGACGTGTGTTTCGGCAAAAGTTGCCGGAATGGACACCAAATGTCCAGTATTATACCAGCAAAGAATTTCCTCGCCTTAGCCATGCTTTAAATTACAATGTCAGAGGAACTTTAGCTTTGCCAGTATTTGAGCCTTCTGGGCAGTCTTGTGTAGGTGTTCTAGAACTTATAATGACATCCCAGAAGATTAACTATGCTCCAGAGGTGGATAAAGTCTGCAAGGCACTTGAG GCAGTAAATCTGAAAAGCTCAGAGATATTGGATCATCAAAGTACACAG ATATGTAATGAAGGTCGCCAGAATGCATTGGCAGAAATACTGGAGATAATCACAGTGGTATGTGAAACTCACACACTACCGCTAGCTCAGACTTGGGTTCCATGCAGGCATCGCAGCATACTAGCAAATGGTGGTGGGTTTAAGAAAAGCTGCAGTAGCTTTGATGGGAGCTGCATGGGACAGGTTTGCATGTCAACAACTGATGTAGCATTCTATGTGGTGGATGCGAACATGTGGGGTTTCCGAGACGCCTGTGCTGAGCATCACTTGCAAAAGGGGCAGGGTGTTTCTGGGAGGGCATTTGAATCCCTTAATTCATGTTTTTGTCATGATATTACGGAGTTTTGCAAGACCGAGTACCCACTAGTTCATTATGCTCGCATGTTTGGGTTGAAAAGTAGTTTTGCAATTTGTTTACAAAGTAATCATACTGGAAATGACGACTATGTTCTAGAATTTTTCCTTCCCCGTAATGTTGAAAGCTATGAGGACCAGCAGACCTTGTTGAACTCCCTTTTAGTGACAGTGAAACAGCATTTTGGAAGCCTAAGGGTTGCTTCAGGAAAAGACCTTGACCATGAGTGGATGTCCATTGAGATCATCAAGGCTTCCATGGATGAAAAGCTTCATATGAGGCCTGATTTTGCAGCTACATCACCACCTAGGCCTCCTTCTGTACAGAACGGGCAGTTATTGATGGGTGAATTTAGTGGTGTAAATGTTAAAGGGAATGCAAGTAGCCCTACTGAAAAACAGAATGGTGCATCTGTTGCTGAAGCAAAAGATGTAGGCAAGAAGCCTGAGAGAAAGCGGGGTAAGGCAGAGAAAACAATTAGCTTAGAAGTTCTGCAGCAATATTTTGCTGGTAGTCTTAAGGATGCAGCGAAGAGTCTTGGTG TTTGCCCTACTACAATGAAGCGTATTTGTAGGCAGCATGGAATCTCTCGCTGGCCTTCCCGCAAGATAAATAAG GAAGAGAAGAAAGAGGTTGCTACTAAGTCCCATGGAGCTGATGAACAACAGGCAGAGGCCTCAAATCATTTTGTTGGAGAAAGGAACACAAAATATGAGAAACTCTCTCCTAATGGAGGCGGGATTGTGGCAGGTGAGGGCTCGCACCGATCAAGAACTGGGAGTGGATCGAGAGAAGAGAGCACGGGAACACCTACTTCCCAAGGTTCATGTCAAGGTAGCCCTTGTCTCAGAAATGAGACCTCCCCCCAAAATGATCCAGTAGTTTCACCTATGGATCAGCACCGCATAAAACTAGGAGGCTCAGACGAAGGGGTGTGTCAACAAACAAGAGAAATTAATCTATCTTCCGCATTCCCAATCCCGGGTAATTTTATACCACCACCCGATGGGACATTCAGAGCAATGCTGGTTGAGGATGCGGGAAGTTCACATGATCTGCGGAATTTGTGCCCGGCTGGTGAACCGCTATTTGAAGAGCACGTCACAGAGTACAGTTGGACAAGACCAACTCTTCCCGATCCCATGCCGAAGGACTGCATGGTCACTCCAGCCGAGGAACGCATGCCACGGTTTTCTGCAAGGCCAGAAGTGAAAACAATCACCATAAAAGCCACATACAGAGAAGACATCATCAGATTCCGCCTTGCAATAGATTCCGGTATTGTCAAGTTAAAAGAAGAAGTGGCGAAGAGATTCAAATTAGAGCTTGGCACTTTTGATATAAAATATCTTGATGACGATCACGAGTGGGTCCTAATCGCATGCGACGCTGATTTGCTGGAATGCTTCGATGTATCAGGATCATCTGGTGGCAATATTATCAGGCTATTGGTGCATGACATTATGGCCAATCTTGGGAGCTCTTGTGAAAGCTCAGGTGAATGA